The genomic stretch GTCGCGGCGCGCAGCGGGTCGGCGGTGCGGGTGGCGTTGAACCGGGCGAGGTCCAGGATGCCCTCCCGCTTGGCGACGATGGTCGGCACCAGCGCCTGGCCGGTGACGTTCGTCGCGGTGCGGCCCATGTCCAGGATCGGGTCGACCGCCAGCAGCAGCCCCACCCCGGCCAGCGGCAGGCCCAGGGTGGACAGCGTCAGCGTGAGCATCACGACGGCACCGGTGACGCCCGCGGTCGCCGCCGAGCCGACCACCGAGACCAGCGCGATGAGCAGGTAGTCGGTCAGCGACAGCGGCACGTCGAAGAACTGGGCCACGAAGATCGCGGCCAGCGCCGGGTAGATCGCCGCACAGCCGTCCATCTTCGTGGTCGCGCCCAGCGGCACGGCGAAGGAGGCGTAGCTGCGCGGGACCCCGAGGTCGGCCTCGGTCACCCGCTGGGTCACCGGCAGCGTGCCGATCGAGCTGCGGGAGACGAAGGCGAGCTGGATGGCCGGCCAGGCGCCGGCGTAGAAGCGCAGCGGCGAGAGGCCGTGCAGCTTCAGCAGCACCGGGTAGACGACGAGCAGGACGATCGCCAGGCCGGCGTAGACCGCGCCGACGAAGACACCGAGCGAGCCGAGCGACGTCCAGCCGTAGCTGGCCACCGCGTTGCCGATCAGGCCGACGGTGCCGATCGGGGCCAGCAGGATGACCCACCAGAGGACCTTCTGCACGACCGCCAGCACCGAGCGGGTCACCGACAGGAACGGCTCGGCGGCCTCGCCCACCTTGAGCGCGGCGACGCCGATGGCGACCGAGACGACGATCAGCTGCAGGATGTTGAAGCTCACCCCACCGGAGCCGTTGCCCTCCAGGCCGAGGAAGTTCGCCGGCACCAGGCCGGTGAGGAAGTCCCACCACGAACCGGACCCGCCGTCGTAGTCGGCCAGCGCGGCGTCGACGGAGCTGTTGTCCCCGGGCCGGGTGAGCAGCCCCAGCCCGATGCCGATGGAGACGGCGATCAGCGAGGTGATCGCGAACCACAGCAGGGTCTGCCCGGCCAGCCGGGCGGCGTTCGACACCTGCTTGAGGTTGGCGATGCTCACCACGATCGCGGTGACGATCAGCGGGACGACGATCGCGCGCAGCAGCCCGACGAAGCTGCTGCCGATGGTGCCGAGGGTGCTGGTCAGCCAGTTGGCGTCGGTGCCGGGGACCAGCGTCCCGTCGACGAAGGAGCCCTCGACGGGGCCCATCGCGCGGGCGACGAGCCCGAGGGCGATGCCGACGACGAGGCCGAGGAGGACCTGGACCGCGAACGGGACGCGGCGCAGACGTGCGAGCACGGTGGTGGTGCCTTTCCGGAGATGAGGTGGGGGAGGGGGTGCCGCACCGCGCCTAGCGGTCGGCGGTCATCCGCCCGAAGTCGATGACGCGTCGCCGCGTCAGCCCCCAGCCATCACCCACGGGGGGACGAAGGCGCCGCGGGTGGGTCCCGATTCCCGCCGGTGACCGTGATCACCGTCCGGCGGGAGCCGTCCGGGAGTCGCAGGCGGGTGCTACTCCCGGGGGACCCCGATCGAGACCTCGGGTGGATGTGCCCGGCCGCCGGCGCGAGCAGGCTGGCCGCATGCCGTCCCCGGGGAGCCGACCGTGACCGACGCCCTGCTGACCTGGGTGCACGACCTGATGGCCTCGCCCTGGGTGCTGGTGGCCCTGTTCACGCTGGCCGCCGTCGACGGCTTCTTCCCGGTGGTGCCGGGCGAGAGCGTGGTCATCACCGCCGGGGTGTTCGCCGCCACCGGCCAGCCCGACCTGCCGTGGGTGATCGCGGCCGCCGCGCTCGGCGCGTTCGCCGGCGACCACGTCTCCTACCTGCTCGGGCACACGGCGGGCCCGCGGCTGCGCTCCCGGGCGCGGCCCGGCAGCCGCCGCGCCGCCCTCGACCGGGCCGATCGGCTGCTCGCCCGGCGCGGGGGCGTGCTGCTGGTGACCGCCCGCTACGTGCCCGGACTGCGGACGGCGGTCACCCTGACCGCCGGCGCGGTCGGCTGGCCGCTGCGCCGGTTCACGCCGTTCGCCGCGCTGGCCGCGGCCACCTGGGCCGGGTGGTCCGCGGGGATCGGGTACGTCGGTGGGCTGGCCTTCGAGCGCGACCCGCTGCGCGGTCTGCTGCTGGGACTGGGGCTGGCGCTGGGTCTCGCCGCACTGGGCGAGCTGGTCCGCTTCCTGCTGCACCTCCGGCGCCCCCGGGACGACGAGCCCACCGACCCGGCACGAGTGCCGGTGCCGGCGGGCTGAACCCGCGACCCGGAGGACAATCGGTACCAGGTCGTTCCGCCATCGCCGCTCCTGCGGGACACTGGGCGAGTGATCGGGAGCACACCGTCGCCGTCCGCACCCGCCCTGTCCCCCGCCTGGCTGCACCGGGTGCTCGACGCGGCGCGCACCCGGCTGGGCATGGAGGTGGCCTGGATGTCGACGTTCACCGAGAGCGCCCAGCTGATCCAGGCCGCCAGCGGCGCGCTGGAGGAGATGCACGTCCAGGAGGGGATGCAGCCCTCGCTGGAGGGGTCGTTCTGCGTGCGGGTGCTCGGCGGGCAGCTCCCCCCGGTGGTCACCGCCGCCCGCCGGAACACGGTCACGCGCGACCTGGCGGTCACCGCCGACCTGGGCATCGGGTCCTACGTGGGGGCGCCGGTGCGGAGCCCGGACGGCCGCCCGGTCGGGATGCTGTGCTGCCTGAGCCGCGACGACGGCGCCCACCTGGACGGCGCCGCCGCCCGCACCCTGGAGCTGCTGGCCGACCTCATCGCCGACCGGCTGGCCGACCCGCTGCCCGCACCCCCGCTCGACCCCGCCGGGCAGGTGCGCGAGGTGCTCCTCGAGGGCGGGGTCGTCACCCACGTGCAGCCGATCGTCGACCTGGCGAGCGGGGCGACGGTGGCCTACGAGGCGCTCGCCCGGTTCCCCGAGGTCGGCGGCGGACCTGCGGGGCTGTTCAGCGCCGCGGCCGCCGCCGGGCTCGGGCGGGAGCTGGAGGAACTGGCCGCCCGCGCCGCCCTCGCCGTCGCCCCGCGGCTGCCCGCAGGACGCCCGCTCGGGATCAACCTCTCCCCGGACGCGCTGCTGTCCCGGTCGGTGACCGGCCTGCTGCTCGACCACCGGCACCTCGACCTCGCGGTCGAGGTCACCGAGCACAGCCCGGTCGCGGACTACGACGCCCTGGAACGGGCGCTCGGGTGCCTGCGGGAGGCCGGGATCGGGCTGACCGTCGACGACGCCGGGGCCGGGTACGCCAGCCTGCGGCACGTGCTGCGGCTGCGCCCGGACGCCGTCAAGCTCGACATCGCGCTGGTGTCCGGCCTGCACACCGACCCGGCCAAGCAGGCGATGGTGACCGCGCTGGTCAGCTTCGCCGCCGCGACGGGGACCCGGCTGGTCGCCGAGGGGGTCGAGGAGGCCGCCGAGCTGGAGACCCTGCGGTCCCTGGGCGTGGGCCAGGGGCAGGGGCACCTGTTCGGCCGGCCGGCGCCGCTGCTCTGAGTGCCCTGGCGGCGGGCTGCCCGCTCCCGCCGACCCCGGGCAGGAGAGGATCCGGGCACGCGTCGTCGAGGCAGGGAGCGCAGGAGATGGACCCCGTTCGGTTCGGACTGGTCGGCTACGGGTTCGGCGGGCGGTACTTCCACGCGCCGCTGCTGGCCGCCGCCGCGGAGGTCGACCTGGTCGGCGTCGTCACCTCCTCGGCGCAGCGGCGGGAACTGGTGGCCCGCGAGCACCCCGGGACGGCGACGTTCGGGTCGCTCGCCGAGCTGCGTGCCGCCGGGGCGGAGGCGGTGGCGATCTCCACGCCCGCCGACACCCACAGCGCGCTGACCGACGAGGCGCTGGACCTCGGCCTCGCCGTCGTGTGCGACAAGCCGTTCGCGCTCGACGCGACCGCCGCCCTCGCCAGCGTCGAGCGGGCCGAGCGGCTGGGCCTGCGCCTGGCGCCGTACCAGAACCGGCGCTGGGACTCCGACTTCCGCACCGTCCAGGCGCTGGCCGAGGCCGGCACGCTCGGCACGATCACCCGGTTCGAGTCCCGCTTCGAGCGCTTCACCCCCGAGCCCGGGCCCGCGCCCGCCGGCGGGGGCACGCTGCTGGACTTCGGCAGCCACCTGGTCGACCAGGCCCTGGTGCTGCTCGGCCCGGTCACCTCGGTCTACGCCGAGTGGCGGGTGCGCGCGAACGGGCTGGACGACGACGTCTTCGTCGCCCTGACCCATGTCGGCGGCGCCCGCTCGCACCTGGCCGGCAGCTGGAGCGAGGGGGCGCCGGGCGACCGCTTCCGGGTCACCGGCACCGCCGGCAGCTACGTCGTCGGCGGGCCGATGGACGGCCAGGAGGACGCGCTGGTCGCCGGGCAGACCCCGGCCACCCTGGGGCCGGCCTGGGGTGCCGAGCCCGAGGAGCGCTGGGGGCGGGTCCGGCGCGGCGACCAGGCCGAGCGGGTGCCCACGCTGCCCGGCGCGTGGGACACCTTCTACCCGGCGTTCGCCGCCGCGGTGCGGGGCCTCGGCCTGGTGCCGGTGGAGCCCCGGGACGCCGTCGCCAGCCTCACCGTGCTCGACGCCGCCCGGCGCAGCGCCACCGAGGGCGTCGTCGTCCGGCTCCCCTAGACAGGCGCCGGGACGTCGTCCGGGAGGTCGTGGGCCGCCCGGACGACGTCGACGATCTCGCCCATGATCCCGGTGATGCCGACGTCCTTCGGGGTGAACACCCGGGCCACCCCCAGCTCCCGCAGCCGGCGGGCGTCGGCGTCGGGGACGATGCCGCCGACGACCACCGGGACGTCGTCCAGGCCGGCCGCGCGCAGACCGTCGAGCACGGCCGGCACCACCTGCAGGTGCGAGCCGGAGAGCACCGAGAGCCCGACGACGTGCACGTCCTCCTCGACGGCGGCCGCCACGAGTTGGGCGGGGGTCAGCCGGATGCCCTGGTAGACGACCTCGAAGCCGGCGTCCCGGGCGCGGACGGCGATCTGCTCGGCGCCGTTGGAGTGCCCGTCCAGCCCCGGCTTGCCCACCAGCAGGCGGAGCCGGCCGCCGAGCTCCTCCCCCGTCCGGCGCACCCGCGCGCGCACCTCGGCCAGGTCGGCGTCGCCACCCCCGTCGGGGTGGCCGCCACCGGCCGCGGCCACCCCGGTCGGCGCCCGGTACTCCCCGAACACCTCGCGCAGCACCCCGGCCCACTCCCCCGTGGTCACCCCAGCCCGGGCGCAGTCCAGGGTCGCGGGCACCAGGTTGGCATCGGTGCCGGCCGCCTCCCGCAGCGCGGCCAGCGCGCGGCGCACCGGCTCCGGGTCGCGGGCGGCCCGCCACGCGCGCACGGCCTGCTGGGCGGCGGCCTCCACCGCGGGATCGACGGTCTGGACCGCGGTGTCCAGGTCGGCCAGCAGCGGGTTGGGCTCGGTGGCCTGGAACCGGTTCACCCCGACGACGACGTCGTCACCGCGCTCCAGCCGGCGCCGGCGTTCGGCCAGCGAGGCGACCAGCCGGCCCTTCATGTAGCCGGACTCCACCGCGGCGACCGCGCCGCCCAGCTCCGCCACCCGCGCCATCTCCGCGCGGGCACCCTCGACCAGCTCGGCGACCTTGGCCTCGACCACCACCGACCCGGTGAACAGGTCCTCGTACTCCAGCAGGTCGGTCTCGTGGGCGAGCACCTG from Modestobacter roseus encodes the following:
- a CDS encoding Gfo/Idh/MocA family protein is translated as MDPVRFGLVGYGFGGRYFHAPLLAAAAEVDLVGVVTSSAQRRELVAREHPGTATFGSLAELRAAGAEAVAISTPADTHSALTDEALDLGLAVVCDKPFALDATAALASVERAERLGLRLAPYQNRRWDSDFRTVQALAEAGTLGTITRFESRFERFTPEPGPAPAGGGTLLDFGSHLVDQALVLLGPVTSVYAEWRVRANGLDDDVFVALTHVGGARSHLAGSWSEGAPGDRFRVTGTAGSYVVGGPMDGQEDALVAGQTPATLGPAWGAEPEERWGRVRRGDQAERVPTLPGAWDTFYPAFAAAVRGLGLVPVEPRDAVASLTVLDAARRSATEGVVVRLP
- a CDS encoding sensor domain-containing phosphodiesterase, which gives rise to MIGSTPSPSAPALSPAWLHRVLDAARTRLGMEVAWMSTFTESAQLIQAASGALEEMHVQEGMQPSLEGSFCVRVLGGQLPPVVTAARRNTVTRDLAVTADLGIGSYVGAPVRSPDGRPVGMLCCLSRDDGAHLDGAAARTLELLADLIADRLADPLPAPPLDPAGQVREVLLEGGVVTHVQPIVDLASGATVAYEALARFPEVGGGPAGLFSAAAAAGLGRELEELAARAALAVAPRLPAGRPLGINLSPDALLSRSVTGLLLDHRHLDLAVEVTEHSPVADYDALERALGCLREAGIGLTVDDAGAGYASLRHVLRLRPDAVKLDIALVSGLHTDPAKQAMVTALVSFAAATGTRLVAEGVEEAAELETLRSLGVGQGQGHLFGRPAPLL
- a CDS encoding dicarboxylate/amino acid:cation symporter, which codes for MLARLRRVPFAVQVLLGLVVGIALGLVARAMGPVEGSFVDGTLVPGTDANWLTSTLGTIGSSFVGLLRAIVVPLIVTAIVVSIANLKQVSNAARLAGQTLLWFAITSLIAVSIGIGLGLLTRPGDNSSVDAALADYDGGSGSWWDFLTGLVPANFLGLEGNGSGGVSFNILQLIVVSVAIGVAALKVGEAAEPFLSVTRSVLAVVQKVLWWVILLAPIGTVGLIGNAVASYGWTSLGSLGVFVGAVYAGLAIVLLVVYPVLLKLHGLSPLRFYAGAWPAIQLAFVSRSSIGTLPVTQRVTEADLGVPRSYASFAVPLGATTKMDGCAAIYPALAAIFVAQFFDVPLSLTDYLLIALVSVVGSAATAGVTGAVVMLTLTLSTLGLPLAGVGLLLAVDPILDMGRTATNVTGQALVPTIVAKREGILDLARFNATRTADPLRAATGQDGVDGDLRAPQPASV
- a CDS encoding DedA family protein, whose translation is MTDALLTWVHDLMASPWVLVALFTLAAVDGFFPVVPGESVVITAGVFAATGQPDLPWVIAAAALGAFAGDHVSYLLGHTAGPRLRSRARPGSRRAALDRADRLLARRGGVLLVTARYVPGLRTAVTLTAGAVGWPLRRFTPFAALAAATWAGWSAGIGYVGGLAFERDPLRGLLLGLGLALGLAALGELVRFLLHLRRPRDDEPTDPARVPVPAG
- a CDS encoding methylmalonyl-CoA mutase family protein, with amino-acid sequence MPFPSAPKESDRPWVMRTYAGHSSPAESNALYRRNLAKGQTGLSVAFDLPTQTGYDPDDELAVGEVGKVGVPVSHLGDLRALFDGIPLDGMNTSMTINAPAMWLLALYQVVAEEHGHDVAQLAGTTQNDIIKEYLSRGTYVFPPAQSLRLITDMVAYTVTAMPRWNPINICSYHLQEAGATPVQEIAYAMSTAIAVLDAVRDSGQVPPERFGDVVARISFFVNAGIRFVEEMCKMRAFGRLWDELTLERYGVQDPAQRRFRYGVQVNSLGLTEAQPENNVQRIVLEMLGVTLSRDARARAVQLPAWNEALGLPRPWDQQWSLRLQQVLAHETDLLEYEDLFTGSVVVEAKVAELVEGARAEMARVAELGGAVAAVESGYMKGRLVASLAERRRRLERGDDVVVGVNRFQATEPNPLLADLDTAVQTVDPAVEAAAQQAVRAWRAARDPEPVRRALAALREAAGTDANLVPATLDCARAGVTTGEWAGVLREVFGEYRAPTGVAAAGGGHPDGGGDADLAEVRARVRRTGEELGGRLRLLVGKPGLDGHSNGAEQIAVRARDAGFEVVYQGIRLTPAQLVAAAVEEDVHVVGLSVLSGSHLQVVPAVLDGLRAAGLDDVPVVVGGIVPDADARRLRELGVARVFTPKDVGITGIMGEIVDVVRAAHDLPDDVPAPV